Genomic DNA from Rhodopseudomonas sp. BAL398:
CGATCCTGATTCAAGTCTACTTCAATGCGGGTCTCGCCTATTTGCTCGGTCGGCATTTCGGCGTGGCGTGGTGCGTGGCCGCACCCGCCGCGCTGATCGGCGCCAGCAATTTCTTCGAACTCGCCGTGGCGGCGGCCATCAGCCTGTTCGGGGTGAATTCCGGAGCGGCCCTTGCCACGGTCGTTGGCGTGCTCGTCGAAGTGCCCGTGATGCTTTCGGTCGTGAAGATCGTGCGGATGTCTCGCGGTTGGTACGAATCGCGCCAACCCGAAAAAACCAAAAGCGCTGAGGTTCGCTCATGAGCGTCACCATCTACCACAATCCGGATTGCGGAACGTCCCGCAACACCTTGGCGATGATCCGCCAAAGCGGCGTCGAACCGGAAGTGATTGAGTATCTGGAACAACCGCCGTCGCGCGAGAAGCTGGTTGAATTGATCGCCCGCATGGGCATACGCCCTCGCGATCTGCTTCGGCAAAAGGAACGCCTTACGACGCGCTCGGTCTGGCGGATTCCAAGTGGAGCGACGACGATTTGATCGACTTCATGACTGCTCATCCGATCCTGATCAACCGCCCGGTCGTCGTGACATCCAAGGGCGTCAAACTCTGCCGTCCTTCGGAAGATGTGCTGTCCATTCTTCCGAACCCGCATATCGGACGGTTCGTGAAGGAAGACGGTGAAATCATCAATGCGAACTGAAATGCAAGATTTGCCAAACATCAACGACGAAGCCTTCGTCCATCCCGATCCCGGATCACTGCATCGCCCAATGCCAACCCATCGGCCGAGGATTCTTCTGCTGTACGGGTCATTGCGCGAACGTTCGTTCAGTCGCTTCGCCACGGTGGAAGCCGCGCGTCTCCTGCAAACCTTCGGTGCGGAAACCAGGATTTTCGATCCGTCCGGCCTCCCCCTTCCGGACGACGCTCCGGCGACACACGAGAAGGTTCAGGAACTTCGCGAACTGTCGGCGTGGTCGGAAGGCCAGGTCTGGTGCAGTCCGGAGCGCCACGGTGCGATGACCGGTATCATGAAGGCGCAGATTGACTGGATTCCATTGTCGCTCGGCGCAGTACGGCCAACGCAAGGCAAAACGCTGGCCGTCATGCAGGTCTGCGGCGGTTCTCAATCGTTCAACGCCATCAACCAACTTCGTGTCCTCGGCCGATGGATGCGCATGATCACGATCCCCAACCAGTCATCGGTCGCCAAGGCTTATGAACAATTCGACGACGCGGGACTAATGAAACCGTCACCCTACTACGACCGGATCGTCGACGTCATGGAAGAGCTTATGAAGTTCACGCTGCTGACGCGGGGCGTATCCGGATATCTCACGGATCGTTACAGCGAGCGCAAGGAAACAGTGGAGAAGCTCGCACAGCGGCTCAAGCTCGACGAAGCGCTATGATCTTGGACCCGAGGTCTACGCGAACCAGACCGGCACAGATCTCTAGAGTTAAGAAGAATGGTCCGAGCGGCGATTCCGCTCGGACCAAGGTAAAACCTTCAGTGGTGTACTCATCGGACTTAAAGCTCAGATGCTTCACGCCTCATATGCGGCGTCTGCGGGGGGTCAAAATCCACCAATCGACCGGAAGTGATTCGAACTTCTCTCGCCGCGAGATGCCGCCGTTTTTACGCTTTTTTGCCCGTTGGTCATTCCCCGCTCTTTGCCTGTGCGTAGTTTCGGCGGGAAACGGCGGCTATAGCGTGCTGTGGAGGGCAATCGGCGGTTTGGCGCGCCGTCTCTCAGGCGATGATGCGAACTATATCTACTCCATAGCCCTCTAAAGCCCTCCTTTTGCAAGTCTGATCCTACCGCCAAATTGCAGGGGAGGAGAAGTCGCGCGCCGGACTCTAGCATTTTTTTTGGATGAACCTTCCGATCTCATCAGGTGCTGCGAAGATCACCGCCGCACGATCCCCCATCATTCCCGCAGGCATAATCGCGGGCGCACCTTTCTCTGGCCCGTCGTTGCTTGAATCGGTCATGAAGCGAAGATTGCGTTCCCAGAACGCACGCGTCTTTCCGTCGGCGGTAGCAACCCGATAAGTATCACGGCAATAGGTGATCGCCTTTACCTGCTTGGCGGGCTCGATCTTCTTCAGATTTGGGTCGCGGCCTCCGCCCATCATTCCGCCCCTGCCCTTCATCTGCATCTGCGCGGATTGCGTGGGTGCCGCTCCTGGCTTGGTGGCCTCCCTGAGGAACGCCAACAGGTCCGCGCGGGTGCCGGAGTCCCTGATGCCGTCGAACGGCATGTCGTTGTCGGGCACCATCCGCTTTGGGTCGGTCAACCATCCGTCGAGCGCACGATCGTCCCAGATAATTCCCGACGATTTGAGCGCATCGGAATAGCGATCGAAACCCGGCAGCGACCCGGCTTTCCGTCCCCAGAGGTCAGCCAGACTTGGCCCAGTGATATTGCGGCCGGGTTCGAGCGAGTGGCACGGCGCGCAGGCTCTGAAGTCGCGCTGACCGCGTGCGGCATCGCCCTGCTCGGCGAGAGCCGGCGTCAGCAATGCGACAGCGAGCAGTGCCGCGATCCCGAATTCTCTCATGATCGGTCTCCTTTGTATCCGGACAACAGATACTTGACGAGCGCAGCCGCGGTCAGGATCAGAACGACGATGACCAGCAGCCCGACCAGCGCCACGCCCCACATCATCCCGGGCATCATCATTCCGTTCATCATGGCTCACCTCATTTGGCTGGTTCCGGAATATGCTGCGGTAGTCTCTTTGCAGGAGCCGAAGGCATTACAGATGGATCGCCGCCGCTGCCGCCGTTCGGAAGTCTGAATCCCTTGACCAAGCCGAAGATCGCCGGGATCACGATCAGCGTCAGCAACGTCGACGAGATCATGCCGCCGATCATCGGCACCGCGATCCGCTGCATGATTTCGGAACCGGTACCGGTGCTCCACATGATCGGCAGCAGGCCCGCCATGATAGCAACGACCGTCATCATCTTCGGCCGCACCCGCTCGACCGCGCCTTCCATGATCGCGTCATAGAGGTGTCGACGCGTAACCTTCCGGCCCTTGAGCGTGCATCGCAGTTTGACCTCATCAAAGGCCTGATTGAGATAGATCAGCATCACCACCCCGGTTTCGGCGGCGACGCCTGCCAGCGCGATGAAACCGACGGCAACGGCGACGGACAGGTTGAAGTTCAACAACCACATCAGCCACAGGCCGCCAACCAGCGCGAACGGCAGCGACAGCATCACAATCATGGTTTCGGTGATGGAGCGGAAGTTGAGGTACAGCAGCAGGAAGATGATCAGCAGCGTCACCGGCACTACGATTTTCAACCGCGCGGTGGCACGCTCGAGATATTCGTACTGGCCGCTCCAGACCACGTAATAGCCCGGTGGAAACGCGATGCTGGCCTGGACTGCCTTCTGCGCATCGGTGACATAGCCGCCGAGATCGCGGTCGCGAATGTCGACGTAAACATACGTCGCGAGTTGCCCATTCTCCGTCCGGATCGAGGTCGGCCCGCGATCCAGCGTGATCTTGGCGACCTCGCCGAGCGGGACGGCACCACCCTGCGGCATCGGCACCAGGACGTCGGACGCGATCTTTCGAGGATTGTCACGGAGGTCCCGGGGATACCGCATATTGACGGTGAAGCGCTGGCGGCCCTCAACGGTCGTGGTCACCGTCTGACCGCCCAGCGCGGTGGCGATCACCTCCTGGACATCCTGAATCATGATGCCGTAACGCGCCAGCGCCATCCGGTTGGGCGTTATGTCGAGATAGTATCCGCCGATACCGCGCTCGGCATAAGCCGACGATGTGCCCGGCACCGCCTTTAGAACCCGCTCGACCTGTTTCGCCAGCTTGTCGATCCCAGCCAGATCGGGGCCGATCACCTTGACGCCGACCGGTGTCCGGATTCCGGTCGACAGCATGTCGATACGGGCCTTGATTGGCATGGTCCAGGCATTGGAGACGCCCGGGAACTGCAACGCCTTGTCCATCTCCGCTGTGAGGCTGTCAACCGTCACGCCCGACCGCCATTGCTCCGTGGGCTTGAGGTTGATCACGGTCTCGAACATTTCTGAAGGGGCCGGGTCGGTTGCCGTGGAAGCCCGTCCGGCCTTGCCGAATACCGAGGCCACTTCCGGAAACGACCGGATGATCCGGTCCTGGGTCTGCAGCAGTTCGGCCGCTTTCGTAACCGAGATGCCGGGCAAGGTGGTCGGCATGTAGAGCAACGTGCCTTCGTTGAGGTTGGGCATGAACTCGGTGCCAAGCTGCCTTGCGGGCCAAACGGTGGCTGCAAGCACGGCAACGGCGAGCAGGACCACCAGCGTCTTGGCGCGCAATACGCCCTTGATCACTGGCCGATAAATCCAGATCAGGAACCGATTGATCGGATTCTTGTGCTCCGGAACGATCTGGCCCCGGACGAAAATCACCATCAGCGCTGGCACCAGCGTGACCGACAAAAGCGCGGCTGCCGCCATCGCAAACGTCTTGGTGAAGGCAAGCGGACTGAACAGACGCCCCTCCTGCGATTCCAGCGTGAAGATCGGCATGAACGAGACGGTAATGATCAACAGGCTGAAGAACAGTGCGGGACCGACTTCGGTGGCCGCGTCGATCAGGATGCCGATCCGCGAACGCCCCGGCTCACCCCGTTCCAGATGCTTGTGGGCGTTCTCGATCATGACGATGGCGGCGTCCACCATGGCCCCGATCGCGATCGCGATGCCGCCGAGACTCATGATGTTTGAACCAAGACCCAGCAGCTTCATCGCACCGAACGCCATCAGCACGCCGACCGGCAGCATCAGGATCGCCACCAGAGCGCTCCTGACATGCAGCAGGAATATGATGCAGACCAGCGCGACGACGATGCTTTCCTCGAACAACGTGTGCTTGAGGGTATCGATGGCTCTGTTGATCAAGGTGGATCGATCGTAGACCGGGACGATCTCGACCGATTTCGGCAGGCTGCTGGCGATCTCCTGAAAGCGCTTCTTGACGTTGTTGATGACGTCGAGGGCGTTGACGCCGAAGCGCTGCAGGACGATGCCGCTCGTGACCTCTCCCTCGCCGTTCAGTTCGGTGATGCCGCGGCGTTCGTCTGGACCAAGTTCAACGCGGGCGACGTCCTTGAGCAGCACCGGCGTGCCATTGTTCGTCTTCAGGACGATGTTGCCAAGGTCGTTGATGTCTTTCAGATAGCCCTTGCCGCGGATGACATATTCGAACTCCGACAACTCGACGGTGCGGCCGCCGACGTCGGCATTGCTGGCGCGGATCGCGTCGCGCATCTTCTGCATGGTGATGCCGAGATCACGCATCCGCTGCGGATCGAGAACAACATTGTATTGCTTGACGAAGCCACCGACGCTGGCGACCTCGGCCACGCCTTCAGCCTTCGCCAAGGCGAATTTCAGATTCCAATCCTGGATGGCGCGCGTATCGGCGAGGTTCAATTCCTTCGACATCACCGCGTATTGGTAAACCCAACCAACGCCCGTCGCGTCCGGCCCGATGGTGGGCGTCACGCCCGATGGTAAGCGTGACGCCGCGCCGTTGAGAAATTCCAGCACGCGCGAACGCGCCCAGTAGATGTCGGTGCCGTCTTCGAAAATCACGTAGACGAACGACACGCCGAAGAACGAGAAGCCACGGACCACTTTGGACTTCGGCACAGTCAGCATCGCCGTCGCGAGCGGATAAGTCACCTGATCCTCGACCACCTGCGGTGCCTGGCCGGGATACTCGGTGTAGACGATGACTTGCGTATCGGAGAGGTCCGGAATCGCGTCGAGCGGCAGATGGACCAGCGCATAAATGCCCGCGGCAGCCGCGAATCCGGCGCCGAATAGCACCAGCAGCAGATTGCGGGCCGACCAGGCGATCAGTCGGGCGATCATGGCTGGCCTCCCGCTTCCGAGAAGCCCTTCAATGCGGCCTTCAGATTGCTTTCAGCGTCGATCAGGAAGTTGGCGGAGACAACCACGGGGTCACCTTCAGCGAGCCCCTCACTGACTTCGACATAGTCACCTCCACGATGGCCCAACTTCACCTCGCGCGGTTCGAATCTTCCCTGCCCCTTGTCGACGAGCACCGATTGCCGGGCGCCGGTATCGAGAACCGCGCTCTCCGGAATGGACAGCACCGGTTCGGGCTTTCCGGTGTCGATCTCAGCGTCGACGTACATATCGGGAAGCAGAATGCCGTCCGGATTGGGCAGTTCGACCCGCACCCGTGCGGTGCGGGTTTCTTTATTCACTTGCGGATAGATCACGCCGACTGCTCCGGAAAATGTACGGCCGGGAAAGCTTCGGGCTTTCACCCTAACCGATTGACCGACCGCCAAGACGCCGAGATCGCGTTCCGCTACATCGACCATGGCCCATACAACCGAGGTATCGGCGACTCGGAACAGGACATCGCCCGGCTGCGCCCGCATGCCCTCAATGGCGTTGCGTTCCAGTACGATGCCGTCGCTCGGTGCCGACCATTCGATCGAGATCGGCACCGTGCGGCTCTTCTCCATCGCGACAATCGCCTTGTCCGGAACGTCGAGATTCATCAGCCGCTGCCGCGAGCCGCGTCCATATCGCTCAACGCCCCCGATCGCCGGCGAATTGATCGTTGAAATGTACTCGGCAGCCGCGGAGGCGACCGCCGGGCTGTAGATCTCCATCAGCGGCTGGCCTTTGCTGACCTGCGTACCGGTGGTCACGTTGGCGACCTTCTGCACCCAACTCTCGGCCCGCATGGAAATAACCGAGACGCGGCGCTCGTCGAGCTGGATGGTGCCGGGTGCGCGGATCAATGTCCGGATCACGCGGCGAGTAGTTGGCTCAGACTGAACCCCAGTGCGCTGAATCTTGCCGGGCGACAGCTTGACCGAGCCATCGTCGGTGTCGTCGCCCTCATAGACAGCGATGTAGTCCATCCCCATCGAGTCCTTCTTTGGCGTCGGCGACGTGTCCGGAAGTCCCATCGGGTTGCGGTAGTATTTGATCTTCCGCTCGGACTTGGCCTCGGCGGATTTGGTCTCCCGTGCGTCTGACGCTTCAGCTTCGTCAAAACTGATATCCGCATCTGCCGGAACGGAATGGTAGTCCCGACCGTCTTCGGTCTTCTTGGGCGTCAGCGAATACGAAGGCTTTCCATCGGGGTCCTGGTAGTAGATCGGCGCGCCGGTTGTCCGCGCGGCTGCCGGCGCAATGATGGCGATGCCTGATGGTTCACTCAGCCGAACTGGCATGCGGCCAATGACGAATCCGCCTCCAAGCGCCACGATCAATGCGGCTGCGGCGGCGCTGACAAAGGCGGCGCGGGTCATTGCTGCACCAAGATGACGAGCTTGTTCTCGACGGTGCCGGTCTCACCCTGCACCTTGGCACCTATGGAAAGTTGCCACCGGCCCTGCATCGTGACAGCGGCTTTGAACCGATAGACGCCAGATTCGGTGCCCGGCATCGGCGCGATCTTGGTCGCCATCTCTGCCATGCCGTCCGGAGCCATGTCCAAGCGAGTCGCAAAGATCACGGCGTTCGGAACGGGCTTCCCGTCCCGCTTGCGCACCAACCGTACGGAGATGATCGCGTCGCCCTTCTTGACGGTTTGATCGACGAGTTGGAATTCGTAGTCCTTGATATCGGCGCGCGCGAGTGTGACCGAGCCGGCCATGGCAAGGCTAATGAGCACGGCCTGAAAGGCGCGCGCGTTATTGAAACGCTTCATTTTCGAAATTCCTCGATGTCCTGACGGGCCGCAAATAGCGGCATGGTTTTATCTGCCCGGCATTGAGGCCAAGCAAATAACAGATAGCGTATCGACGCCGATCAGGTCAGGTTCGGGGAGGATGATCCGGAGGATCGCCGATGAGCCCATCAGCGATCAAGTCATCGGGGGCAATGAATAATCTGCCGGGCCGTAAAGAGATCTGAATACCGTCGGCGGAGGTACGTTCCGGCTGAGCGAAGATAAGCGTGCACATCGCAAGCGGACATTCCTTACAGCCATTATTGTTTTGCTTTTCGGACTGGCAGCAAGCCATATCGACCGACATCGCAGATACGCTGGTCATCCGAGCGGAACTCATAGGCAGTTGCTTCGCAACTGCCTGAGTCATCAGCGGGTGCCAAACGAGTCCTACGATCACGAAGATCGCAAAAAAACGGCTGGCGAGTCTGCGGAGTTTCATGATGCTCTTATTGCAGAGATTTGCAGACTTGGGAAGTATCCAGCCCCTTCACAAAATCGCCAATGACGAGATTTTGCATCAAAAACCCTTGCGAAATCATTTAGTTCCGTCAATTCCTGCGCCTTGAACCAATCCGACGAAGCGAACCAGGTCATCGACCCAACACGTCGCCCACCTTCCCTTTTGCCAGCGCCATTGAAGGTGCCCAGCCTCTCAGAACTGCCGACCATATATATTTCGGCTAGCCAGCCCAAAAACGTGGTTCAGTTGCAGCAGCGGATTTTTCCAAGAGATGCCTCGTAAGCGTTACCAACTTGCGTGCCACCGAACCAGCGCCGTTCAGGCTTGCTTTCCCAGACAGGACGAGTTGCGGCGCGCAGCGTTGGCATATTGGCTGGACACGGCGGCTCGTTCCTCGGCCACCCCATAAATTAGCGCTTTCGTGCCTTCACGATCGAAATCCGTCCTGACTCGAATGAATGAGATGACATCCGTGACGCGCCTGCGAGGCCAGCTTTCGCTAGAAAATCAACCCAACTACCGTCGAAGTGTGGCGTTACCGCAGCGGCTCCTGAGATGCGTGCCGCTAGCTCGAGAATCCGCCGTTCTTTAGCATTTTCCGGCTTGTCGAAATCGACTGCTCGTAACGTCCCACCATGCCGTAGAACCCGGCCCATCTCTTTAATAATGCCGAGCTTCTCCTCCGGAGGACTGTCATGGAGCGCAAGCGTACAAATAACCGCGTCGAACGAACCTGCGTTCAGCGGAAGCTTGCCCAGAAGAGAAGCGTGAACAACAGTAATGTTCCCGAGCTGCTTCCGAGCAGCACTAAGCCGCATCCTTTCGGCAGCCTTTGAGTTTGGGTCCACAATGACGAAAGTTGCTTCGGGATATCGAAGCGCGAGCGAAATCGCCGTGGAGGAACTGTGCGGCCCAAAATTGAGTATCCGATCACCTGCCTTGGGCTTAAGAGAAGCGACGAGTTCTTCCTGCCAGCTTGCATCGCGAGCCAAGATGGCAAACGAAAGATTATAAAACAGTTTAGCAACCCAAAATCGGTACCGGACTAATAGTCCTGGCGAACCTTGCTTGATAGATGACTTGATCACCGTTCGTCTCCGCCGGCGTTAAGTTGGTGTACGGGCCGCCAACGGACCTGTCCGTGTGGCGCAGCATAGCAACTGTTCGTCGACCAAGACGTACGACGCCGACATCAAGCAAATCACCACTGCAGCAGGCCCGGGCCGAGCTTGCTCCCCACGACGGCACAGATGACGATCGGGAAGCTGTACCAAAGTGCGATCGATGGAAGCGCCCCATCCACACAAGGGAAGGCGCACGCCAATGCGGCAAGGCCGCCTGCCACGAGACCGGCGATTTCGCCGGCGCGCGTTGGATCGGTCGACGCCCCCACGCGCAGGCCCCAGATAATGCACGCGAAAGGTAAGACCGCGAGCACTGGAATCGCGACAAGACATATCGACCAATCCCGCCCGACGATCATGCCGGCCCAGCCAGACCAATGAGACGAAGCGAGAGCCACGGTCGCCGATACCGCGACCGCAGCGAACGGAATGAAGACGAGCTTGG
This window encodes:
- a CDS encoding class I SAM-dependent methyltransferase, whose product is MIKSSIKQGSPGLLVRYRFWVAKLFYNLSFAILARDASWQEELVASLKPKAGDRILNFGPHSSSTAISLALRYPEATFVIVDPNSKAAERMRLSAARKQLGNITVVHASLLGKLPLNAGSFDAVICTLALHDSPPEEKLGIIKEMGRVLRHGGTLRAVDFDKPENAKERRILELAARISGAAAVTPHFDGSWVDFLAKAGLAGASRMSSHSFESGRISIVKARKR
- the arsH gene encoding arsenical resistance protein ArsH encodes the protein MRTEMQDLPNINDEAFVHPDPGSLHRPMPTHRPRILLLYGSLRERSFSRFATVEAARLLQTFGAETRIFDPSGLPLPDDAPATHEKVQELRELSAWSEGQVWCSPERHGAMTGIMKAQIDWIPLSLGAVRPTQGKTLAVMQVCGGSQSFNAINQLRVLGRWMRMITIPNQSSVAKAYEQFDDAGLMKPSPYYDRIVDVMEELMKFTLLTRGVSGYLTDRYSERKETVEKLAQRLKLDEAL
- a CDS encoding FixH family protein gives rise to the protein MKRFNNARAFQAVLISLAMAGSVTLARADIKDYEFQLVDQTVKKGDAIISVRLVRKRDGKPVPNAVIFATRLDMAPDGMAEMATKIAPMPGTESGVYRFKAAVTMQGRWQLSIGAKVQGETGTVENKLVILVQQ
- a CDS encoding efflux RND transporter periplasmic adaptor subunit yields the protein MTRAAFVSAAAAALIVALGGGFVIGRMPVRLSEPSGIAIIAPAAARTTGAPIYYQDPDGKPSYSLTPKKTEDGRDYHSVPADADISFDEAEASDARETKSAEAKSERKIKYYRNPMGLPDTSPTPKKDSMGMDYIAVYEGDDTDDGSVKLSPGKIQRTGVQSEPTTRRVIRTLIRAPGTIQLDERRVSVISMRAESWVQKVANVTTGTQVSKGQPLMEIYSPAVASAAAEYISTINSPAIGGVERYGRGSRQRLMNLDVPDKAIVAMEKSRTVPISIEWSAPSDGIVLERNAIEGMRAQPGDVLFRVADTSVVWAMVDVAERDLGVLAVGQSVRVKARSFPGRTFSGAVGVIYPQVNKETRTARVRVELPNPDGILLPDMYVDAEIDTGKPEPVLSIPESAVLDTGARQSVLVDKGQGRFEPREVKLGHRGGDYVEVSEGLAEGDPVVVSANFLIDAESNLKAALKGFSEAGGQP
- a CDS encoding efflux RND transporter permease subunit, translating into MIARLIAWSARNLLLVLFGAGFAAAAGIYALVHLPLDAIPDLSDTQVIVYTEYPGQAPQVVEDQVTYPLATAMLTVPKSKVVRGFSFFGVSFVYVIFEDGTDIYWARSRVLEFLNGAASRLPSGVTPTIGPDATGVGWVYQYAVMSKELNLADTRAIQDWNLKFALAKAEGVAEVASVGGFVKQYNVVLDPQRMRDLGITMQKMRDAIRASNADVGGRTVELSEFEYVIRGKGYLKDINDLGNIVLKTNNGTPVLLKDVARVELGPDERRGITELNGEGEVTSGIVLQRFGVNALDVINNVKKRFQEIASSLPKSVEIVPVYDRSTLINRAIDTLKHTLFEESIVVALVCIIFLLHVRSALVAILMLPVGVLMAFGAMKLLGLGSNIMSLGGIAIAIGAMVDAAIVMIENAHKHLERGEPGRSRIGILIDAATEVGPALFFSLLIITVSFMPIFTLESQEGRLFSPLAFTKTFAMAAAALLSVTLVPALMVIFVRGQIVPEHKNPINRFLIWIYRPVIKGVLRAKTLVVLLAVAVLAATVWPARQLGTEFMPNLNEGTLLYMPTTLPGISVTKAAELLQTQDRIIRSFPEVASVFGKAGRASTATDPAPSEMFETVINLKPTEQWRSGVTVDSLTAEMDKALQFPGVSNAWTMPIKARIDMLSTGIRTPVGVKVIGPDLAGIDKLAKQVERVLKAVPGTSSAYAERGIGGYYLDITPNRMALARYGIMIQDVQEVIATALGGQTVTTTVEGRQRFTVNMRYPRDLRDNPRKIASDVLVPMPQGGAVPLGEVAKITLDRGPTSIRTENGQLATYVYVDIRDRDLGGYVTDAQKAVQASIAFPPGYYVVWSGQYEYLERATARLKIVVPVTLLIIFLLLYLNFRSITETMIVMLSLPFALVGGLWLMWLLNFNLSVAVAVGFIALAGVAAETGVVMLIYLNQAFDEVKLRCTLKGRKVTRRHLYDAIMEGAVERVRPKMMTVVAIMAGLLPIMWSTGTGSEIMQRIAVPMIGGMISSTLLTLIVIPAIFGLVKGFRLPNGGSGGDPSVMPSAPAKRLPQHIPEPAK
- a CDS encoding DUF1109 domain-containing protein is translated as MTTDQLIELLAADLTPVGRRRIMWTMILAVALGAAAAFGAMVLLFNPRLEFPSGRTLDTLLIKIFFASGVAATAAVFLPQLTRPEAQMHSLPKLVFIPFAAVAVSATVALASSHWSGWAGMIVGRDWSICLVAIPVLAVLPFACIIWGLRVGASTDPTRAGEIAGLVAGGLAALACAFPCVDGALPSIALWYSFPIVICAVVGSKLGPGLLQW
- a CDS encoding c-type cytochrome is translated as MREFGIAALLAVALLTPALAEQGDAARGQRDFRACAPCHSLEPGRNITGPSLADLWGRKAGSLPGFDRYSDALKSSGIIWDDRALDGWLTDPKRMVPDNDMPFDGIRDSGTRADLLAFLREATKPGAAPTQSAQMQMKGRGGMMGGGRDPNLKKIEPAKQVKAITYCRDTYRVATADGKTRAFWERNLRFMTDSSNDGPEKGAPAIMPAGMMGDRAAVIFAAPDEIGRFIQKKC